In Marivirga salinae, a single window of DNA contains:
- a CDS encoding outer membrane beta-barrel protein, which produces MRKQLMLLTALLLISCPIFAQEEDSGESSSGGMAGAGDLLFEVTGTPFSGTSLLDFSEFRARYFITEDMAVRLGMEMNLNNNQQTPDVVTNDSFYGLMPGFEYHFVNDGPFRSYVAGDLMWGQRIASRKSSTGPTVLGANFDPDPAFGPNPTPTSIIQNRAYNQFGFRASIGAEYYFGKRFYVGGEVGFQYLNRSNKEVFVDGESFQDATKTSFGYLDTSNILKIGFRFLNF; this is translated from the coding sequence ATGAGAAAACAATTAATGCTTTTAACTGCATTGCTATTGATTTCATGTCCTATTTTTGCTCAGGAAGAAGATTCTGGCGAAAGTAGTTCAGGAGGAATGGCAGGGGCAGGTGACCTCTTATTTGAGGTAACGGGAACTCCCTTCAGTGGGACTAGCTTATTGGACTTTTCTGAGTTTAGAGCACGCTATTTTATCACAGAAGATATGGCGGTTCGCTTAGGAATGGAAATGAATTTGAATAATAATCAGCAAACACCTGATGTGGTGACAAATGATAGTTTCTATGGCTTGATGCCGGGTTTTGAATATCATTTCGTAAACGATGGCCCATTTCGTTCTTATGTTGCGGGTGATTTAATGTGGGGACAACGAATAGCAAGTCGTAAGTCAAGCACTGGCCCAACTGTTTTGGGGGCTAATTTTGATCCAGATCCTGCTTTTGGTCCAAATCCAACCCCAACTTCAATTATTCAAAATAGAGCTTACAACCAATTTGGTTTTAGAGCTTCTATAGGTGCTGAATATTATTTCGGAAAGAGATTTTATGTTGGAGGCGAAGTTGGCTTTCAGTACTTAAATCGAAGCAATAAGGAAGTATTTGTTGATGGTGAAAGTTTCCAAGACGCTACTAAGACTAGCTTTGGTTATTTAGATACCAGCAATATACTCAAGATTGGTTTTAGATTTTTAAATTTTTAA
- a CDS encoding T9SS type A sorting domain-containing protein, giving the protein MKNIILQKTRYLKAMMLTMLVGLFAFGANAQTFTISTPPPAPWYAGQEATVTYEASGFDAGTTFIVWDDADGQFDIDESETIFGSSTAQGASTDIDFNWGESGAVNLKLAAFSGNTVTGEVVTFERSETTVLGSNSTGEYVQFNRASTRSLTINDVDLSTTDPVELSFYLEAGNTDVDNPIEVLYSTDGFASAGTALTEDNLATAEFENINQYLEFTLPTAAKTANTSFRIRQKGTVDYGTTKNWAVYVGPSAGYTISFEIGETYSFIQTGFQNGDNVQQNQIIIDDLLDEADASETVFYPGDEVTIDAQLPNVDLTDLSFVATMVNNNTGAEYLLDVQTTPVKDNGTKDINVNGTIPTNIEYYTAVNGWDFRLQAYEGSEPLLGVNETVDFSGGIPADYTSTSTQVNFARGISFNQSGERSLLTPEFDITSTDGVLSLTFQRHSDLISPEGTDLIVEYTTDGETFTELTSIGINELIYDISNSTNTTIEIDSWPSGVVSSSTQFRVRQEANNGAGLDGWYFREFDIQNESNIVSNATINEAFAAFTMPRPEVTADLIEVGGDGLAFAMEDLTYTYTIDEGAFPTGTSAQLLLDRNNTPGDDIIIGTTANIASGTISFTVPPLEAGDYDVYVKTFNDQNYGFQTLSIYDTELTVTNITYENPVLVAGEEFGTPGSGITVNYSLLGDPGASAEIMLSIYDDEINEFVMISASNTINGTIAGTLPINFEYDNPPRLQLSLGNGGVFADSPFNEEVYGETFGSTTIPSGFTFEGNSIISGAANNLTSAGTRSVTADAQSFQYGARIRVQGFVNNYNGNPQDLFLQASTDGTSWIDIDSKTITGSSYLTFDVNLPNTVWSETTQVRLIYNEDGAAGFEENRFYVDFFQARVPEFLNTSVIADFNVIVPSLSVDQDFDAELPTQWYYGEEFTVNYNAVGFAAGTEFAVVIEQGNEYFVAGTSSAQGSGSVTATMPTVLPLDLDNPNDDYNFFIYPFVPESAGDTYMQGVTIVANAQEDFLTISGANDPSNFTNLVMDQTGKREILTRAFDLSGSDTATLSFRHNWNYAPFDINDNKNIVPRLEVSIDGGATFQTINVENLSPGEMSMYDEGLLYEDDDYEVGIPSEFLTEATHFRWSQPLNLGQNQNIWQVENIEIELGGGNAIKSNVYDESNTDFYDISINAPDLGDYTWSQADLQDAVFNGETFDYSFDYRDGLDATTAELFPAETTFDFYLYDAGAGQYVMDPETENPYVIASTTTLGTAQAEIPFYVVNGNYQVRLAASIDNEGEPHYIIGDESNGNQVGNLNVFLRVAELVYQGDPNAIIYAGQDVTFGIDIENNETNTETTDGLFANVILTLGNGDRLVVATQEGLEDVSFALPTDVWGAASGDFSLMLTENAALAEVGTILENQQFNNLQNDSDNFLTLDNSSFSNVSGRRLITTRDFLPAEIEEATLLSYDVSFNQVPADLTANQYVIFEFSTDAGATYTSLDTIPETGATNNLVGDARMFAFTTAMKENGVRFRWRQEEAKGNFSIADFDFVFGETLPFDYVDESIDIAQQALLVTNIAPLEICPGDDITLNYEIRGRFGADNVVTIQYRNSVGGVATINSSEANLVEGTGELTFSLPGNTLTAGANNGTFKIRLIANDETTDNTVTVNGSFSEESVELVAPIDPDADFSVGSQQLCDIQDVMVDITNPQDYFTYQVINAVSGEAIGDALAYDPELGDTEINLGALEEDVRLGLQITSASSSGATCNTITSTVERDFFVQPNYALFSGSATAATLVQPETVVDLCGTSLTLRASYYNSNGAQQNAINAQVEWFRDNLQTPVGSNASLSTFNKSGDYFARITDGNCIYTTESITVNVTVRPDQPAITVVSGDLVSCDETNQVVLEGPEGFAVYNWTRTVNGASATPFAANQRTITVSSNGEYRLQVSNATEANNCNLSNSSEPVIVNTVTNDDVSINIAGFGNAQAGQVYDICDNNGTTISVNGAVTGSSNVKWFQDGAEYAANTNNDGTVNINVSGAYYAEVTTGECTFTTPEVTFNVLEAPEDAPAITATGDLTFCDGQGSVVLEGPEGFAYYEWERRAPGNIGFNALNTTGATSSNNTIEVTQAGTYRLLVGNVSADGAVSCLSPVSNTITVNSRALPEMPRATLFDNSCGDGPVTFVLDDFFDGVTTQNVQSNVSYQLINAATDEASGLPVTGNASDATYITSDVITEETTFYIEATYADGSGCTVSYPETRAFTVTPNNVTLEVEGAQLIANYNGNATVRWYRDGVLLTGETSDRITISDAAEYSVEVEYASGCVVTASSADIAGKVLGNQDAMAMKVVSYPNPTISDATLNVNSQYMGKHEVIVTSMTGQIMMQSSFEKSSFEAEHVMNVANLEEGIYNVQIRHDGLTQNVRIIKK; this is encoded by the coding sequence ATGAAAAACATAATACTACAAAAAACACGCTACCTCAAAGCGATGATGCTTACGATGCTCGTAGGCTTATTTGCGTTTGGGGCTAATGCGCAAACATTCACAATATCGACTCCACCACCTGCCCCATGGTATGCTGGTCAGGAGGCTACAGTTACTTACGAAGCTTCAGGCTTTGATGCAGGTACAACTTTTATTGTTTGGGATGATGCTGATGGTCAGTTTGACATCGATGAAAGTGAAACTATTTTTGGTAGTTCTACAGCTCAAGGTGCGTCTACAGATATTGACTTCAACTGGGGAGAATCAGGGGCTGTCAACTTGAAACTAGCTGCTTTCTCTGGAAATACTGTAACGGGTGAGGTTGTTACTTTTGAAAGATCAGAAACAACTGTGCTTGGATCTAATAGTACCGGTGAGTACGTACAATTTAACAGAGCTAGTACTAGAAGCTTAACGATTAATGATGTGGATCTCAGTACAACAGATCCAGTTGAACTATCATTTTATTTAGAAGCGGGTAACACAGATGTAGATAATCCAATTGAAGTCTTGTATTCTACTGATGGATTTGCATCAGCTGGTACAGCGTTAACAGAAGATAATTTGGCAACTGCTGAATTTGAAAATATTAACCAATATTTGGAATTTACTCTTCCTACGGCTGCTAAAACCGCAAATACTTCATTCCGAATCAGACAAAAAGGTACTGTTGATTATGGTACAACTAAAAATTGGGCTGTTTATGTTGGTCCTTCAGCTGGTTACACAATTTCTTTTGAAATTGGTGAGACGTATAGCTTTATACAAACTGGTTTTCAGAACGGTGATAATGTTCAGCAGAATCAAATAATTATTGATGATTTATTAGATGAAGCCGATGCATCTGAGACAGTATTTTATCCTGGTGATGAGGTGACTATTGATGCTCAATTGCCAAATGTTGACTTAACTGATTTATCTTTTGTAGCCACTATGGTTAATAACAATACTGGAGCTGAATATCTTTTAGATGTTCAAACTACTCCGGTGAAGGATAATGGTACTAAAGACATTAATGTTAACGGTACTATTCCAACAAATATTGAGTATTATACTGCTGTAAATGGCTGGGATTTTAGACTTCAAGCTTATGAAGGAAGTGAGCCATTATTGGGGGTAAATGAGACTGTAGATTTCAGTGGTGGAATACCTGCTGATTATACTTCTACAAGCACGCAAGTAAACTTTGCAAGAGGAATTTCCTTTAACCAATCAGGTGAAAGATCACTTTTAACGCCAGAATTTGATATCACAAGCACTGATGGTGTATTAAGTTTGACATTCCAAAGACATTCTGATTTGATTAGTCCTGAAGGAACTGATCTTATAGTGGAGTATACTACGGATGGAGAAACTTTCACTGAATTGACTTCAATTGGAATCAATGAATTGATATATGACATTAGCAACTCAACTAATACAACGATTGAAATTGACTCGTGGCCTTCAGGCGTAGTTTCTTCATCTACTCAATTTAGAGTGAGACAAGAAGCTAATAACGGAGCTGGTTTAGACGGGTGGTATTTCAGAGAATTTGATATACAAAATGAAAGCAATATAGTTTCAAATGCTACTATTAATGAAGCTTTTGCTGCATTTACTATGCCAAGACCAGAAGTAACTGCTGACCTTATTGAAGTAGGTGGCGATGGTTTAGCTTTCGCTATGGAAGATTTGACTTACACTTATACAATAGATGAAGGTGCTTTTCCAACTGGTACTTCTGCTCAGTTATTATTGGATAGAAATAATACACCAGGAGACGACATTATTATAGGAACTACAGCAAATATTGCTTCAGGTACTATTAGTTTTACAGTCCCTCCTTTAGAAGCAGGTGATTATGATGTTTACGTAAAAACATTCAATGATCAAAATTATGGTTTTCAGACTTTATCAATTTATGATACAGAGCTTACTGTAACCAATATCACTTATGAAAATCCAGTATTAGTTGCAGGTGAAGAATTTGGTACACCAGGATCTGGAATAACAGTTAATTACTCTTTACTTGGTGATCCAGGAGCGTCAGCTGAAATCATGTTATCCATATATGATGATGAAATAAATGAGTTTGTAATGATTAGTGCTTCAAATACAATAAATGGTACTATCGCTGGGACTCTGCCAATCAACTTCGAATACGACAATCCTCCTAGACTTCAATTATCATTGGGTAATGGCGGAGTTTTTGCGGATAGTCCTTTTAATGAGGAAGTATATGGTGAAACTTTTGGAAGTACAACAATTCCTAGTGGTTTTACTTTTGAAGGGAATTCGATTATTAGCGGTGCTGCTAATAATTTAACTTCTGCTGGTACGAGAAGTGTAACTGCAGATGCACAATCTTTTCAGTATGGAGCGAGAATACGTGTTCAGGGTTTTGTTAATAACTACAATGGTAATCCGCAGGATTTATTTTTGCAAGCATCAACGGACGGTACTTCTTGGATTGATATAGATTCAAAAACAATTACAGGTAGTAGTTATTTAACTTTTGATGTTAATCTACCTAATACGGTTTGGAGCGAAACTACTCAAGTTAGATTGATTTATAACGAAGATGGTGCAGCGGGCTTTGAGGAAAATAGATTTTATGTAGATTTCTTTCAAGCTAGAGTACCGGAATTCTTAAATACTTCTGTTATAGCAGATTTCAATGTAATAGTTCCTTCACTATCGGTAGATCAAGACTTTGATGCTGAACTTCCTACACAATGGTATTATGGTGAAGAATTCACAGTGAATTATAACGCTGTAGGTTTCGCTGCTGGTACTGAGTTTGCTGTAGTGATAGAGCAAGGAAACGAGTATTTTGTTGCTGGTACAAGTAGTGCTCAAGGTTCTGGTTCAGTAACTGCGACTATGCCTACAGTATTGCCACTTGATTTGGATAACCCAAATGATGATTACAACTTTTTCATATATCCTTTTGTTCCAGAGAGTGCTGGGGATACTTATATGCAAGGGGTAACTATTGTAGCTAATGCTCAGGAGGACTTCTTAACTATTTCTGGGGCAAATGATCCTTCTAACTTCACTAATTTGGTGATGGACCAAACTGGAAAACGTGAAATATTAACTAGAGCTTTTGATCTTTCAGGTTCTGATACGGCTACTTTGAGTTTCAGACATAATTGGAATTACGCTCCTTTTGATATTAATGATAATAAAAATATAGTTCCAAGACTGGAGGTATCAATAGATGGTGGTGCAACCTTCCAGACGATAAATGTTGAAAATTTATCACCTGGCGAAATGTCTATGTATGATGAAGGTTTATTGTATGAAGATGATGATTATGAGGTTGGAATTCCTTCAGAATTTTTAACAGAAGCTACGCATTTCAGATGGTCTCAACCTTTAAATCTAGGTCAAAACCAAAATATATGGCAAGTTGAAAATATAGAAATCGAACTTGGTGGCGGAAATGCAATTAAGTCAAATGTATATGATGAGTCAAATACTGATTTTTATGATATCAGTATCAATGCTCCTGATTTAGGAGACTACACTTGGTCACAAGCAGATTTACAAGATGCTGTTTTTAATGGTGAAACATTTGATTATTCATTTGATTATAGGGATGGTTTAGATGCTACAACTGCGGAATTATTCCCTGCTGAAACTACTTTTGATTTCTATTTATATGATGCAGGTGCAGGTCAGTATGTGATGGATCCAGAAACTGAAAATCCATACGTAATTGCAAGCACTACAACTTTAGGTACTGCTCAAGCTGAAATACCTTTCTATGTTGTAAATGGAAATTATCAAGTAAGATTAGCAGCTTCAATAGATAATGAAGGTGAGCCACATTATATCATTGGAGATGAGAGTAATGGTAATCAAGTTGGTAATCTAAATGTATTCTTAAGAGTAGCTGAATTGGTTTACCAAGGCGATCCTAATGCAATCATCTATGCTGGACAAGACGTTACTTTCGGTATCGACATCGAAAATAACGAAACTAATACCGAAACTACTGATGGTTTATTTGCTAATGTAATCCTTACTTTAGGTAATGGAGATAGATTAGTAGTAGCTACGCAAGAAGGTTTAGAAGATGTTTCTTTTGCGTTACCAACGGACGTTTGGGGTGCTGCTTCAGGCGACTTTAGTTTAATGTTGACGGAAAATGCTGCGCTTGCAGAAGTGGGGACTATTTTGGAGAATCAGCAATTTAATAATTTGCAAAACGATTCAGATAACTTCCTTACTTTAGATAATTCTTCATTTTCAAATGTTTCTGGTCGTAGACTCATCACAACACGTGATTTCTTGCCAGCTGAAATTGAAGAAGCAACTTTACTTTCGTATGACGTTAGTTTCAATCAAGTACCTGCTGATTTAACAGCAAATCAGTATGTGATATTTGAATTTTCTACTGACGCAGGAGCTACTTATACTTCATTGGATACTATTCCTGAAACAGGTGCAACCAACAATTTAGTAGGTGATGCAAGAATGTTTGCATTTACTACTGCTATGAAAGAAAATGGTGTTCGTTTCAGATGGAGACAGGAAGAGGCTAAAGGAAACTTCTCAATTGCTGATTTCGATTTTGTATTTGGTGAAACTTTACCATTTGATTATGTAGATGAATCAATTGACATCGCTCAACAAGCTTTATTAGTTACTAATATTGCTCCGTTGGAAATCTGCCCAGGTGATGATATCACATTAAACTATGAAATAAGAGGTAGATTTGGAGCTGATAATGTAGTTACAATTCAATACCGTAATTCAGTAGGTGGTGTTGCTACAATTAATAGCTCTGAAGCCAACTTAGTTGAAGGAACTGGTGAACTTACTTTTAGCTTACCTGGAAATACTTTAACTGCAGGAGCTAATAATGGTACATTCAAAATCCGTTTAATTGCGAATGATGAAACAACAGACAATACGGTTACTGTTAATGGATCTTTCTCTGAAGAAAGTGTAGAATTGGTAGCACCAATTGATCCAGATGCAGATTTCAGTGTTGGTAGCCAACAGCTTTGTGACATTCAGGATGTAATGGTAGATATCACTAATCCGCAGGATTATTTCACTTATCAAGTGATCAATGCTGTAAGTGGTGAGGCTATTGGAGATGCATTAGCTTATGATCCTGAGTTAGGAGATACAGAGATTAATTTAGGAGCATTGGAGGAAGATGTTCGATTAGGTTTACAAATTACGTCTGCTTCTTCAAGTGGTGCAACTTGTAATACAATCACTTCTACAGTAGAAAGAGATTTCTTTGTACAGCCGAATTATGCACTATTCAGCGGTTCAGCAACTGCTGCTACTTTAGTTCAACCTGAAACAGTTGTTGATCTGTGTGGTACTTCTCTTACATTGAGAGCTTCTTACTACAATAGTAATGGTGCTCAGCAAAATGCAATTAATGCTCAGGTAGAATGGTTTAGAGATAATCTACAAACTCCTGTAGGTTCTAATGCTTCATTATCTACTTTTAACAAGTCAGGTGACTATTTTGCTAGAATTACAGACGGTAATTGTATCTATACAACTGAGAGCATTACAGTAAATGTTACAGTTCGTCCAGATCAACCAGCTATTACAGTTGTAAGCGGTGATTTAGTTTCTTGTGATGAGACTAACCAAGTTGTATTAGAAGGACCAGAAGGATTTGCGGTTTATAATTGGACTAGAACTGTAAATGGTGCTTCAGCTACACCTTTTGCGGCTAACCAAAGAACAATTACTGTATCTTCAAATGGAGAATATAGGTTACAGGTTTCTAATGCTACAGAAGCTAACAACTGTAATTTGAGTAATTCTTCTGAACCAGTTATAGTAAACACTGTAACTAATGATGATGTGTCTATCAACATTGCAGGTTTTGGTAATGCTCAGGCGGGACAGGTTTATGATATCTGTGACAATAATGGTACAACCATTTCTGTAAATGGAGCTGTTACGGGTAGTTCAAATGTAAAATGGTTCCAAGACGGTGCGGAATATGCTGCAAATACCAATAATGATGGTACTGTTAACATTAACGTGTCAGGTGCTTATTATGCAGAAGTAACAACTGGTGAGTGTACATTCACCACTCCTGAGGTAACTTTCAATGTATTGGAAGCTCCTGAAGATGCACCTGCAATTACAGCAACCGGTGATCTTACTTTCTGTGATGGTCAAGGTTCTGTTGTATTAGAAGGACCAGAAGGATTTGCTTACTATGAATGGGAGAGAAGAGCACCAGGAAATATAGGTTTTAATGCCTTAAATACTACTGGAGCAACTAGTTCTAATAATACGATAGAAGTAACTCAAGCAGGTACGTATCGCTTGTTAGTAGGTAATGTGTCTGCTGACGGTGCAGTATCTTGTTTAAGCCCTGTTTCTAATACTATTACTGTTAATAGTAGAGCTTTACCAGAGATGCCGAGAGCGACCTTATTTGATAATTCATGTGGAGACGGCCCTGTTACTTTCGTGTTGGATGACTTTTTTGATGGGGTAACAACACAGAATGTTCAATCTAACGTAAGTTATCAATTGATCAATGCGGCTACAGATGAGGCTTCTGGTTTACCAGTAACTGGTAACGCAAGTGATGCTACATACATAACTTCAGATGTAATAACTGAAGAAACTACTTTCTATATTGAGGCAACTTATGCAGATGGTAGTGGATGTACAGTATCGTATCCTGAAACGCGTGCTTTCACGGTTACTCCTAATAATGTAACATTAGAAGTAGAAGGTGCTCAATTGATTGCTAACTATAACGGTAATGCAACAGTAAGATGGTACAGAGATGGTGTGCTTTTAACAGGTGAAACCTCTGATAGAATCACAATTTCTGATGCTGCTGAATATAGCGTAGAAGTAGAGTATGCTTCAGGTTGTGTAGTTACAGCTAGCTCTGCTGACATTGCAGGTAAAGTATTGGGTAATCAAGATGCGATGGCTATGAAAGTAGTATCTTATCCTAACCCAACAATATCTGATGCTACTTTAAATGTGAATAGCCAGTACATGGGTAAACATGAAGTAATTGTAACTTCAATGACAGGTCAAATCATGATGCAATCAAGCTTCGAGAAATCAAGCTTTGAGGCAGAACATGTAATGAATGTTGCGAACCTTGAAGAAGGCATCTACAATGTTCAGATCCGTCATGACGGTTTAACTCAAAATGTAAGAATCATTAAAAAATAA
- the thrA gene encoding bifunctional aspartate kinase/homoserine dehydrogenase I, whose protein sequence is MKVLKFGGTSLGSPDNIKKVKAIVTEKSKNSRVVVVASAFSGVTNQLQECSHLAEKGDDQYKTELDKLINRHLEAVQSLLGAKSQSPLMAKVRLVLNEIEDILKGVFLIHELSIKTLDRILGSGEVLSALIINEFFLQEGMKSNLLDPQDFIITDSEFGKANVDMPLTEKKISSYFQHQEAEVLVCPGFVSKDLQGNNTTLGRGGSDYTAALIAAALDAPELEIWTDVNGMMTANPKYVKQAFAIPQINYEEAMELTHFGAKVLYPPSVHPVYKKGIPIYIKNTFEPEAEGTKIHKFPEADSQSIKGISCIENIALFNLSGSSMVGIPYFSHRLFEALAQAKVSVILITQASSEHSICVAIDLEDVKRAKLAIEKAFSFEFKQEMLDPLFIETDLAIVALVSSQLKNQIGLSGKMFSVLGQNGINIKAIAQGSSEKNISAVIDKKQIKKALNTLHESFFLSDLKRVNLFIVGTGNVGKTLIDQLNQQSDYLKDHSQIDLRISGIANSRKMLFDLNGIPFENAVNTLLEKGQKMNLEQFLEDMKDLNLRNSIFIDNTAHEVVANTYSDVLASSISVVTPNKIACTGKYDDYKNLKNLALRYRSHFRFETNVGAGLPVINTLDDLIKSGDEILGIQAVLSGSLNFIFNNYTGEGDSFAEVVKQAQEEGYTEPDPRIDLSGVDVKRKILILLRESGFEMELDDIDTIPFIPEKCMQAENVEQFFESIAQEEAHFKKLVEEANAEGKKLKYVATFENGKANTGLEKIASDRPLYNLEGKDNIVLFNTKRYPEQPLVIKGAGAGAAVTASGIFGDIIRIANAL, encoded by the coding sequence ATGAAAGTATTAAAATTTGGAGGTACTTCCCTAGGAAGCCCTGATAATATAAAGAAAGTAAAAGCCATAGTGACTGAAAAGTCTAAAAATAGCCGAGTAGTTGTAGTTGCCTCTGCTTTTAGTGGTGTAACCAATCAATTACAAGAATGCAGTCACTTAGCAGAAAAAGGAGATGATCAATATAAAACTGAATTAGATAAATTAATCAATCGTCATCTTGAAGCAGTCCAGAGTTTATTGGGTGCTAAAAGCCAAAGTCCATTAATGGCTAAGGTTCGGCTTGTGCTTAATGAAATAGAAGACATTCTGAAAGGAGTCTTTTTAATACACGAGTTATCCATTAAAACCCTAGATAGAATTCTAGGTTCAGGAGAAGTTTTGTCGGCTCTGATTATCAATGAATTTTTCCTTCAAGAGGGAATGAAAAGCAATCTGCTAGATCCCCAAGATTTCATTATAACAGATAGTGAGTTCGGAAAGGCAAATGTAGATATGCCATTAACCGAAAAGAAAATATCTTCCTATTTTCAGCATCAAGAAGCAGAAGTTTTAGTTTGTCCTGGTTTTGTAAGTAAAGATTTACAGGGTAATAATACTACCTTAGGCAGAGGAGGTTCAGATTATACCGCAGCTTTGATAGCCGCAGCATTGGATGCTCCTGAATTAGAAATCTGGACAGATGTCAATGGAATGATGACCGCCAATCCAAAATATGTAAAACAGGCTTTTGCCATTCCTCAGATTAATTATGAGGAAGCAATGGAATTGACTCATTTCGGTGCAAAAGTGCTGTACCCGCCATCAGTACATCCAGTTTATAAAAAGGGAATTCCGATTTATATCAAAAACACTTTCGAGCCTGAAGCTGAGGGTACCAAAATTCATAAATTTCCTGAAGCGGATTCACAATCTATAAAAGGTATATCTTGCATTGAAAACATTGCCCTTTTCAATTTATCAGGAAGCAGTATGGTAGGAATCCCCTATTTTTCACATCGATTATTTGAAGCATTGGCGCAAGCTAAGGTTAGTGTAATTTTAATTACACAGGCTTCTTCGGAGCATAGCATTTGTGTAGCCATAGATTTAGAAGATGTTAAAAGAGCTAAATTGGCTATAGAAAAGGCTTTTTCTTTTGAATTTAAACAAGAAATGCTTGACCCACTTTTTATTGAAACAGATCTGGCAATTGTCGCTTTGGTAAGTTCTCAGTTAAAAAACCAAATAGGACTTAGCGGAAAAATGTTTAGTGTACTAGGTCAAAATGGAATCAATATTAAGGCCATTGCCCAGGGCTCATCAGAGAAAAATATTTCTGCCGTGATCGATAAAAAGCAAATCAAAAAAGCATTAAATACTTTACATGAAAGCTTCTTTCTTTCAGATCTTAAAAGAGTGAATTTATTTATTGTAGGAACTGGAAATGTAGGAAAAACCTTGATTGACCAGCTTAATCAACAATCAGATTATTTAAAAGATCATAGTCAGATAGATTTAAGAATTAGCGGTATTGCTAATTCCCGTAAAATGCTTTTTGACTTGAACGGTATTCCTTTTGAAAATGCTGTGAATACTTTATTGGAAAAAGGACAGAAAATGAATTTAGAGCAATTTCTTGAGGATATGAAAGATTTAAATCTAAGAAATAGTATTTTCATTGATAATACTGCACATGAAGTAGTGGCCAATACCTATTCAGATGTTTTAGCTAGTAGTATTTCTGTGGTAACGCCCAATAAAATTGCTTGTACAGGGAAATATGATGATTATAAAAATCTTAAGAATTTAGCTTTAAGATATAGAAGTCATTTCCGATTTGAGACTAATGTAGGTGCAGGATTACCTGTTATCAACACGCTGGATGATTTAATTAAAAGTGGAGATGAAATTTTGGGAATCCAGGCTGTATTATCAGGTAGCTTGAATTTTATTTTCAATAATTACACTGGTGAAGGCGATTCTTTTGCGGAAGTGGTAAAACAAGCGCAAGAGGAAGGTTATACAGAACCTGATCCAAGGATAGATTTGAGTGGGGTAGATGTAAAAAGGAAAATATTAATCCTGTTGAGAGAAAGTGGATTTGAAATGGAATTAGATGATATTGATACCATTCCTTTTATTCCGGAAAAATGCATGCAAGCAGAAAATGTTGAGCAATTCTTTGAATCTATAGCTCAAGAAGAAGCTCATTTTAAGAAATTGGTGGAGGAAGCCAATGCAGAAGGTAAGAAGTTGAAATATGTTGCCACATTTGAGAATGGAAAAGCGAATACAGGCTTAGAAAAAATAGCTTCAGATCGTCCATTGTATAATTTAGAGGGAAAGGATAATATTGTTTTATTTAATACCAAAAGATATCCCGAACAGCCTCTGGTGATTAAAGGAGCAGGAGCCGGGGCAGCAGTAACGGCTTCAGGTATATTTGGTGATATAATTAGAATAGCGAATGCACTATAG